In the Ensifer adhaerens genome, one interval contains:
- the wrbA gene encoding NAD(P)H:quinone oxidoreductase, which translates to MTAPKILIVFYSRNGSTEALAKAIAEGAENAGGEVRLRRAREIVSAEVMAKAPGWTEKATEMNERYPMPTEEDAEWADAIIFGTPTRFGSVTSELKAYIDGLGGLWFAGKLNGKVGSVFGSTSSTHGGNESTLLSLYNPMAHLGLIIVPLGYADKALFEAGTPYGATHVSIHDTVSPNAKELEVARFQGRRVASVAQRLTTGAEAFFN; encoded by the coding sequence ATGACCGCACCCAAAATTCTGATCGTCTTCTATTCCCGAAATGGTTCCACCGAAGCATTGGCCAAGGCAATTGCCGAAGGCGCCGAAAATGCAGGTGGCGAAGTGAGACTGCGACGCGCCCGGGAAATCGTGTCCGCCGAAGTCATGGCCAAGGCGCCGGGCTGGACAGAGAAGGCGACCGAAATGAACGAGCGTTACCCGATGCCCACCGAAGAAGATGCAGAATGGGCAGACGCGATCATCTTCGGCACACCGACGCGGTTCGGCTCAGTCACGTCTGAACTCAAAGCTTACATTGATGGCTTGGGTGGCCTGTGGTTTGCCGGAAAGCTGAACGGCAAAGTGGGCTCCGTGTTCGGGTCGACGTCTTCGACCCACGGCGGCAATGAATCGACACTTCTGTCGCTGTACAATCCCATGGCTCACCTCGGCTTGATCATTGTCCCCCTGGGCTACGCCGACAAGGCGCTGTTCGAGGCAGGTACACCGTATGGAGCCACGCACGTGTCCATCCACGATACCGTTTCACCGAACGCCAAAGAACTCGAAGTCGCACGCTTCCAGGGTCGGCGCGTTGCGTCTGTGGCGCAGCGCCTCACCACGGGTGCCGAGGCGTTCTTCAATTAA
- a CDS encoding GntR family transcriptional regulator gives MAKNVVQRLRDEIEDAILSNEFAPAERLDEMALAKRFGVSRTPVREALMQLNAIGLVEIRPRRGAIVVDPGPSRIYEMFEVMAELEGLAGSLAARRLTDPARAAILAAHDKCERSANAGDSDAYYYDNEQFHKAIYTASQSGYLLEQCTALRRRLRPYRRLQLRVRNRIPTSFSEHRAIVDSILAGDADKARILLQEHVAIQGVRFSDLVASMANNSGRSAENSQSGE, from the coding sequence ATGGCGAAAAATGTAGTTCAGAGGCTGCGCGACGAAATCGAGGACGCAATCCTCTCAAATGAGTTCGCTCCAGCAGAGCGGCTCGATGAAATGGCCTTGGCGAAACGCTTCGGAGTTTCAAGAACGCCGGTGCGTGAAGCACTGATGCAGCTCAATGCGATCGGACTCGTCGAGATCCGCCCGCGCCGTGGGGCCATTGTTGTAGATCCGGGACCATCCCGGATATACGAGATGTTCGAAGTCATGGCCGAGTTAGAGGGCCTTGCCGGTTCACTAGCAGCGCGCCGACTAACCGACCCAGCGCGGGCGGCAATTCTTGCCGCGCACGACAAGTGCGAGCGTTCGGCGAATGCAGGCGACAGCGACGCTTACTATTACGACAACGAACAGTTCCATAAGGCGATCTACACTGCAAGCCAAAGCGGCTACCTGCTTGAGCAGTGCACCGCCTTGCGTCGTCGGCTTCGCCCCTACCGACGACTGCAACTGCGTGTTCGAAATCGCATCCCCACATCCTTTTCCGAGCATCGCGCTATCGTGGATTCGATCCTTGCAGGCGACGCTGATAAGGCGCGAATCCTTTTGCAGGAGCACGTTGCCATCCAAGGTGTTCGGTTCAGCGATCTGGTCGCGAGCATGGCGAACAACTCGGGTCGCAGCGCAGAAAATTCCCAGTCCGGCGAATGA
- a CDS encoding malonyl-CoA decarboxylase codes for MSGTSFFSDMVQSITDRGRRLLASSRSEEAAVRPGMEALCEMLLSSRGEASGMAIAAEILQRWSEMDEKGELSFLSMLYRAFGPEEIKLDKAIDDYRSGKSAAAITNLHKASEPRRQELLRRLNLAPNGTGALVKMRERLLASRDSSEELKAVDADFAHLFSSWFNRGFLTLRPIDWSTAAHILEKIIRYEAVHEIGSWDELRRRLAPQDRRCFAFFHPSLTDEPLVFVEVALTRSIPNEIDEVLDEHRVSINAEDATTAVFYSISNCQDGLRGISFGNFLIKQVVEDLRRDFPGLRNFVTLSPVPGFAAWLHKARASGSALSQSEREALVTLDDPLWFTDEAKAAKLQATLMPVAARFFLAERTSAGRPVDPVARFHLGNGARLERLNFLGDRSAKAMRQAHGLMVNYLYRLEDIEANHEALAQRGEVAASDAVEALGRREVGATAGGQLRRIAPKLNQRHKENNL; via the coding sequence GTGTCCGGAACTTCGTTCTTCAGCGACATGGTGCAGAGCATCACCGACCGCGGTCGCCGATTGCTTGCGAGCTCGCGCTCGGAAGAGGCAGCCGTGCGACCGGGTATGGAAGCGCTCTGCGAAATGCTGCTGTCTAGTCGCGGAGAGGCGTCTGGAATGGCGATCGCGGCGGAGATATTGCAGCGTTGGTCCGAAATGGATGAAAAGGGCGAGCTCTCGTTCCTTTCGATGCTCTACCGGGCCTTCGGGCCCGAAGAAATCAAACTCGACAAGGCGATTGACGATTATCGCTCCGGGAAGAGCGCCGCGGCGATCACCAATTTGCACAAGGCATCCGAGCCCCGTCGTCAGGAATTGTTGCGTCGGTTGAACCTGGCGCCCAACGGAACGGGTGCGTTGGTGAAGATGCGAGAAAGGCTCCTGGCTTCGCGAGACAGCTCAGAGGAATTGAAAGCCGTTGATGCCGATTTTGCCCACCTCTTCAGTTCCTGGTTCAATCGCGGCTTTCTCACATTGCGTCCGATTGATTGGTCGACCGCAGCTCACATCCTTGAAAAGATTATCAGGTACGAGGCCGTCCATGAGATAGGCAGTTGGGACGAATTGCGACGGCGCCTCGCCCCTCAGGATCGCCGTTGTTTTGCATTCTTCCATCCCAGCCTGACGGATGAGCCGCTCGTTTTCGTGGAAGTGGCACTCACTCGCTCCATACCGAATGAAATCGATGAAGTGCTGGACGAGCACCGGGTGTCCATCAACGCCGAGGATGCGACGACGGCAGTTTTCTACTCGATCTCTAATTGCCAAGATGGATTGCGGGGGATTTCGTTCGGCAACTTCCTGATCAAACAAGTCGTCGAGGATCTGCGTCGAGACTTTCCTGGCCTCAGGAACTTCGTCACGCTGTCTCCCGTCCCGGGCTTTGCTGCCTGGCTCCACAAAGCCCGCGCATCGGGTTCCGCTCTCAGTCAGTCCGAACGCGAGGCTCTTGTCACACTCGATGACCCGCTTTGGTTCACAGACGAGGCAAAGGCCGCAAAACTTCAAGCGACATTGATGCCAGTCGCAGCCCGTTTTTTCCTGGCCGAGCGAACTTCCGCGGGACGTCCAGTCGATCCAGTCGCACGCTTCCACCTGGGCAACGGCGCGCGCCTTGAGCGGCTAAATTTTCTTGGTGATCGCTCGGCGAAGGCGATGCGCCAAGCACACGGCCTGATGGTCAACTACTTGTATCGGCTGGAGGACATCGAAGCCAACCACGAGGCACTGGCCCAGCGTGGAGAGGTCGCCGCTTCGGATGCCGTAGAGGCGCTGGGCCGGCGAGAGGTAGGCGCAACGGCGGGCGGGCAGCTGCGTCGGATAGCGCCAAAGCTTAATCAACGACATAAGGAGAACAACCTGTGA
- a CDS encoding malonate--CoA ligase, whose translation MSNHLFDAIRAAARGDATFIQLNGGREWTYNDMLEFSGRLANALTTLGVRPGDRVAVQVEKCAEALMLYLGCVRCGAIYLPLNTAYTAAEIEYFLGDAEPKLIVVSSAARGIIGKIAEASGAFVETLDPDGTGSLTELAQDEPPEFDDANRSGDDLAAILYTSGTTGRSKGAMLSHGNLLSNAMSLRDNWRITADDRLIHALPIFHTHGLFVAANVTLLAGASMFLLPKFDPDEVLALMGQSTLLMGVPTFYTRLLQNPGLDKSAVASMRLFISGSAPLLAETHAEFKRRTGHSILERYGMTETNMNTSNPYDGERIAGTVGLPLPGVTVRVTDTATGASLPPGETGMIEIKGPNVFRGYWRMPEKTAAEFTKDGFFISGDLGKFDDAGYLSIVGRGKDLVISGGYNIYPKEVEGEIDQLEGVFESAVFGVPHPDFGEGVTAIIVRKPGATLGEEDVLAALQNRLARYKQPKRVIFADDLPRNTMGKVQKNVLREQYAGIYTNA comes from the coding sequence GTGAGCAATCATCTGTTCGATGCCATCCGAGCGGCCGCTCGCGGCGACGCTACATTCATCCAGCTTAACGGTGGGCGCGAATGGACGTACAACGATATGCTCGAATTCTCCGGGAGATTGGCCAACGCCCTGACTACATTGGGTGTCAGACCCGGCGACCGGGTGGCGGTGCAGGTGGAGAAGTGTGCCGAAGCGCTGATGCTCTATCTCGGATGCGTGCGCTGTGGAGCTATCTATCTGCCGCTCAATACGGCGTATACCGCAGCCGAAATCGAATATTTTCTGGGCGACGCAGAGCCGAAGCTGATCGTCGTTTCGTCGGCTGCCCGGGGAATCATCGGAAAGATCGCGGAGGCGTCCGGCGCTTTCGTGGAAACGCTTGATCCGGACGGCACGGGCTCGCTGACCGAGCTCGCACAAGACGAGCCTCCAGAGTTTGATGACGCTAACCGATCTGGGGACGATCTGGCAGCCATTCTCTACACGTCAGGAACGACGGGTCGTTCAAAGGGGGCGATGCTCTCCCATGGTAATCTGCTTTCCAATGCGATGAGCCTTCGCGACAACTGGCGGATCACCGCGGATGATCGATTGATCCACGCCTTGCCGATTTTCCACACACACGGGTTGTTTGTCGCAGCGAATGTCACCCTGTTGGCCGGAGCCTCCATGTTCCTGCTACCGAAATTTGATCCGGACGAGGTGCTCGCGCTAATGGGACAGTCCACCTTACTCATGGGTGTCCCGACGTTCTATACGCGCCTGCTGCAGAATCCGGGCTTGGACAAGAGCGCGGTTGCCTCAATGCGTCTCTTCATCTCCGGGTCCGCGCCGCTCTTGGCTGAGACCCATGCCGAATTCAAAAGGCGCACCGGTCACTCCATTCTGGAGCGCTACGGCATGACCGAGACCAACATGAATACGTCCAACCCTTACGACGGCGAGCGGATCGCCGGAACAGTTGGCCTTCCGCTGCCGGGTGTGACGGTGCGTGTCACGGACACCGCCACCGGAGCGTCTCTGCCACCGGGCGAAACCGGCATGATCGAGATCAAGGGGCCGAACGTCTTCCGCGGATATTGGCGAATGCCAGAAAAGACTGCCGCAGAATTCACGAAGGACGGCTTCTTCATCAGTGGTGATCTGGGGAAATTCGACGACGCTGGCTATCTGAGCATTGTTGGCCGTGGAAAGGACCTCGTGATTTCCGGGGGATACAACATCTATCCTAAAGAGGTGGAAGGCGAGATCGACCAGCTCGAAGGTGTCTTCGAAAGTGCCGTGTTCGGCGTTCCCCATCCCGATTTTGGTGAAGGCGTAACGGCGATAATCGTGCGCAAACCGGGCGCCACTCTCGGCGAAGAAGATGTACTGGCGGCCCTACAGAATCGACTTGCTCGCTATAAACAGCCGAAGCGCGTGATCTTTGCCGATGATCTACCGCGAAATACGATGGGCAAAGTCCAGAAGAACGTGCTGCGTGAGCAATACGCAGGGATTTACACGAACGCCTGA
- a CDS encoding amidase, which produces MKSAPRTQFTGPELCALEAHQVVKLLHLGEVSPSEVLDAAFSRIDAVEPSVNAIVTRCEERARSSVSSLAVKGVKNVSLPGWLGGLPIGIKDLTPVAGVRTTFGNKGLASFVPEQSSALVERLENNGGIVVGKTNTPEFGAGGNTFNEVFGMTRNPWDTRKNAGGSSGGAAVSLATGEVWLSQGGDLAGSLRTPAAYCGVVGLRPSIGRVAESDEKFAFNTEIVPGPMARSVTDCALFLDAMSGFEPRSPLSLEAPRTPFMQAVYRASEKVRIAYSPNLNGFAHVTPEVDAVLRHALGLVEKAGAAVDEACPQLPDLEPTYVTLRAMVWAAGPGRAPAEVQKHFKQTVVENIEVGRKLKIDDVYDAQIRRTVLFHNMQQFLQSYDVLACPTVGMQPGPVEEEYPTAINGTPLTDYIQWLRFAFLATTTGLPAISIPIGFSEGGMPVGMQLIGRPRGEARLLQVARAIEISVGGPLKPIDPRSF; this is translated from the coding sequence ATGAAATCAGCTCCCCGCACCCAGTTCACTGGGCCGGAACTTTGCGCTCTTGAAGCGCACCAAGTCGTCAAATTGCTTCATCTTGGCGAAGTCTCGCCCAGCGAGGTTCTTGATGCCGCGTTCTCCCGCATCGACGCGGTGGAACCTTCAGTCAACGCGATAGTCACCCGCTGCGAAGAACGCGCTCGCAGCAGTGTGTCCAGCCTCGCGGTCAAGGGGGTCAAAAACGTAAGTCTGCCTGGATGGCTCGGCGGGCTGCCAATAGGTATCAAGGATCTAACGCCGGTTGCGGGGGTGCGCACCACTTTTGGCAACAAAGGGCTGGCGAGCTTTGTTCCGGAGCAAAGCAGCGCTCTCGTCGAACGTCTCGAAAATAACGGTGGCATCGTCGTTGGAAAGACCAACACGCCCGAGTTTGGGGCGGGTGGCAATACCTTCAATGAAGTTTTCGGGATGACCCGCAACCCGTGGGACACGCGCAAGAATGCAGGCGGCTCTTCCGGGGGCGCGGCGGTTTCACTGGCAACCGGGGAGGTTTGGCTTAGTCAGGGTGGAGACCTCGCAGGCTCTTTGCGCACGCCTGCCGCCTACTGTGGGGTTGTTGGACTGCGTCCCTCCATTGGCCGGGTCGCTGAAAGCGATGAGAAATTCGCGTTCAACACGGAAATTGTGCCGGGCCCAATGGCTCGGAGCGTCACCGATTGTGCGCTCTTCCTCGACGCAATGAGTGGCTTCGAACCAAGGTCGCCGTTGTCGCTTGAGGCTCCGCGCACACCATTCATGCAGGCCGTGTACCGTGCCTCGGAGAAAGTGCGTATCGCCTACAGCCCGAACCTGAACGGGTTCGCGCATGTCACGCCAGAAGTTGACGCAGTGCTGCGACATGCGTTGGGCCTTGTCGAAAAGGCAGGTGCAGCCGTCGACGAGGCCTGCCCACAGCTTCCGGATCTTGAGCCGACCTATGTAACGCTAAGAGCAATGGTGTGGGCGGCAGGGCCAGGAAGGGCGCCCGCCGAGGTCCAAAAGCACTTCAAGCAGACGGTTGTCGAGAACATTGAGGTCGGACGCAAACTCAAGATCGACGACGTGTACGACGCGCAGATCAGGCGAACTGTTCTCTTCCACAACATGCAGCAGTTCCTGCAGAGCTACGATGTCCTCGCCTGTCCGACGGTAGGAATGCAACCTGGTCCCGTCGAAGAGGAATATCCTACCGCGATCAACGGAACGCCGCTTACCGACTACATCCAGTGGCTCCGCTTCGCTTTCTTGGCAACGACGACTGGGTTGCCTGCAATCTCCATTCCGATCGGCTTCAGCGAAGGCGGCATGCCCGTCGGCATGCAATTGATCGGACGACCACGCGGAGAAGCCAGGTTGCTGCAGGTCGCCCGGGCAATCGAGATTTCGGTGGGTGGGCCGTTGAAACCAATCGATCCGCGAAGCTTCTGA
- a CDS encoding ABC transporter substrate-binding protein, with protein sequence MQLHKKTTVADERTKSGRFSRLTGQLLAGAMALGLALGVSSPVLADNDTVTVVMHSNLRVLDPITNTAHITRDHGYMIYDVLVAQDSNLNPQPEMADWTVSEDGLVYVFTLRDGLLFHDNQPVKAKDAVASLRRWGKRDGGGQLLFDATETLEATDDRTITWKLKKPFPSLLEIVSKQSSVPAFIMPERIADTPADRPITEYVGSGPFKFVASEFQPGVSVTYEKFDGYVPRSEKPDGLAGGKAVHVKRVKWLSMPDAQTAINSLLTGEIDYIETVKADLLPLLESNPDIVLEQRKGLVFQTLGRLNFKYPPFDNIDIRRAALKALNQTDIQVALMGDPKYYTTCGAVLGCGMPLADETGSESLTGKGDIEGAKELLKKAGYDGTPVVLLQPTDNLSAAPQPIVAAQALRNVGFNVDMQSMDWQTLVTRRANMGKPAEGGWNMFITNFILPEVGSPLVSPMLNGRGDKAWFGWPDDPKLEQLRAAFAEAKTAEDRKNIAKQVQIHTLDEVIYIPLGQFSEVQARSSKLIEMNASAVPVFWGIRKTD encoded by the coding sequence ATGCAACTTCATAAAAAAACGACCGTAGCCGACGAACGTACCAAGAGCGGCAGGTTTTCCCGCTTAACCGGGCAACTTTTGGCTGGGGCGATGGCATTGGGCCTCGCACTTGGCGTCTCCAGTCCTGTGCTCGCCGATAACGACACAGTCACTGTCGTGATGCATTCAAACTTGCGCGTCCTCGATCCGATCACGAATACGGCGCACATCACGCGTGACCATGGCTACATGATCTACGACGTACTGGTCGCCCAGGACTCGAACCTCAATCCACAGCCCGAGATGGCGGATTGGACGGTTTCGGAAGATGGTCTCGTTTACGTGTTTACGCTGCGCGATGGCCTTCTTTTTCACGACAACCAGCCAGTGAAAGCCAAGGACGCGGTGGCTTCGCTCAGGCGCTGGGGCAAGCGTGACGGCGGCGGCCAGCTTCTCTTCGACGCGACGGAAACCCTCGAAGCTACGGATGACAGGACCATCACTTGGAAGCTGAAGAAGCCTTTCCCCTCCCTGCTTGAAATCGTCAGCAAGCAATCCAGTGTTCCAGCCTTCATCATGCCGGAGAGAATTGCGGATACCCCTGCCGACCGGCCCATCACGGAATACGTCGGCTCTGGTCCTTTCAAGTTTGTCGCAAGCGAGTTTCAGCCCGGCGTTAGTGTGACCTATGAGAAGTTCGACGGCTATGTTCCGCGCAGCGAGAAACCCGATGGATTGGCTGGTGGGAAGGCCGTGCACGTCAAGCGGGTCAAATGGCTGAGCATGCCAGACGCACAGACAGCGATTAACTCTCTTTTGACCGGCGAGATCGACTATATCGAAACCGTGAAGGCCGATCTCCTGCCTCTCCTGGAGAGCAATCCGGATATAGTGCTTGAACAGAGAAAGGGTTTGGTTTTTCAGACTCTGGGGCGGCTCAACTTCAAATATCCCCCTTTCGACAACATCGATATCCGACGCGCTGCACTCAAGGCGCTGAACCAGACCGACATACAAGTCGCGCTGATGGGCGATCCAAAATACTATACGACGTGTGGTGCCGTCCTGGGATGTGGCATGCCGCTCGCAGACGAAACCGGCTCGGAATCGTTGACAGGCAAGGGAGATATTGAAGGCGCCAAGGAGCTTCTGAAGAAAGCGGGCTATGACGGTACACCGGTGGTCTTGTTGCAGCCAACCGATAACCTCTCCGCTGCGCCTCAGCCGATCGTGGCTGCTCAGGCCCTGCGCAATGTCGGCTTCAACGTCGACATGCAATCGATGGATTGGCAGACGCTCGTCACCCGCCGCGCCAACATGGGGAAGCCTGCAGAGGGCGGGTGGAACATGTTCATTACAAACTTCATCCTTCCGGAGGTCGGATCGCCGCTGGTGAGCCCCATGCTCAACGGTCGCGGCGACAAAGCTTGGTTTGGTTGGCCCGACGACCCCAAGCTTGAACAGTTGCGCGCGGCATTCGCGGAAGCGAAGACTGCAGAAGACAGAAAAAACATCGCGAAGCAGGTTCAGATCCACACGCTTGACGAGGTGATCTACATCCCCCTCGGCCAATTTTCAGAAGTTCAGGCGCGTTCGAGCAAGCTTATCGAAATGAACGCGTCGGCTGTTCCGGTTTTCTGGGGAATTCGCAAGACAGACTAA
- a CDS encoding ABC transporter permease, whose amino-acid sequence MFGYLIRRTMAVIPVMLTVTVLVFLLLRLTPGDPAAIIAGDAATPEQLERIRQSLGLADPIHTQFLTWSKSLLHGDLGTSVISNTPVVTLIGQRIWPTLNLALLTIALAIVVAVPIGVVAAWRHRSWIDRAIMSFSVLGFSIPVFVVGYVLIKLFAIDLRWLPVQGYMPPSQSLVGFLQRALLPALTLGTIYIALIARMTRASMLDVLGEDYIRTARAKGIPERLVLFRHALRNAAVPILTIVGTGFALLISGVVVTESVFNIPGIGRLTVDAVLARDYPVIQAMILLTSGIYVVINLLIDLSYSLFDPRIRY is encoded by the coding sequence ATGTTCGGATATCTTATTCGACGCACAATGGCGGTGATCCCCGTCATGCTAACAGTAACAGTTCTAGTCTTCCTACTATTGCGATTAACGCCCGGCGACCCCGCGGCGATTATAGCTGGCGACGCAGCCACGCCCGAGCAACTCGAGCGCATTCGTCAATCGCTCGGCCTCGCGGATCCTATTCATACTCAGTTTCTGACGTGGTCAAAAAGCCTGTTGCACGGTGACCTCGGGACTTCTGTGATCTCGAACACTCCGGTGGTGACGCTGATAGGACAGCGGATCTGGCCGACGCTCAATCTCGCACTTCTGACAATCGCCCTCGCGATCGTGGTCGCCGTTCCCATCGGGGTAGTGGCAGCATGGCGCCACCGCAGTTGGATCGACCGGGCGATCATGAGCTTTTCTGTTCTCGGCTTTTCGATTCCCGTTTTCGTCGTTGGTTATGTTCTCATAAAGCTGTTCGCGATTGATCTCAGATGGTTGCCTGTTCAAGGCTACATGCCGCCTTCACAGAGCCTGGTAGGCTTTCTTCAGCGCGCCCTGCTACCGGCGCTGACGCTAGGCACGATCTACATCGCGCTTATCGCTCGTATGACGAGAGCAAGCATGTTGGACGTGCTTGGCGAGGACTATATCCGCACCGCTCGCGCCAAGGGCATTCCAGAGAGATTGGTTTTATTCAGGCACGCGCTGCGAAACGCCGCAGTGCCCATTCTAACCATCGTGGGCACCGGTTTTGCGCTGCTGATCTCCGGGGTGGTGGTCACCGAGAGCGTGTTCAACATTCCCGGCATTGGTCGCCTGACGGTGGATGCCGTGCTTGCTCGCGACTATCCGGTCATCCAGGCCATGATCCTTCTGACCAGCGGTATCTACGTCGTGATCAATTTGCTGATTGACCTTTCCTACTCGCTCTTCGATCCAAGGATCCGCTACTGA
- a CDS encoding ABC transporter permease gives MALNLVSLRKHLRGGLAPSIAAIVLIVIVAATIAAPLYVPHDPIAMNAVERLKGPSAAYILGTDAFGRDVFSRVMAGGRVSLLVGIGAAVVSVALGLLIGLVAGFFRLADAIIMRIMDALMAIPSILLAIALVALNGPSLWSVICAITVPEIPRVVRLVRSVVLSAREEPYVEAAIAVGSGLSKILFRHLMPNTFAPLIVQGTYICAAAILAESVLSFLGAGVSAEIPTWGNIMADGRLYFQLKPSLIFWPGLMLSLCILSINLLGDAARDMLDPRLKQREA, from the coding sequence ATGGCTTTGAACCTGGTATCGCTCCGCAAGCATTTGCGTGGAGGCTTGGCGCCTTCCATCGCCGCAATCGTCCTCATCGTTATCGTTGCCGCTACAATTGCGGCGCCACTCTACGTTCCCCACGATCCCATCGCTATGAATGCAGTCGAGCGGCTGAAGGGGCCAAGCGCGGCTTACATCCTCGGTACGGACGCATTTGGGCGAGACGTGTTCTCACGCGTGATGGCTGGTGGTCGGGTGTCGTTGCTCGTGGGCATCGGTGCAGCTGTCGTGAGCGTAGCGTTGGGGCTCCTTATTGGCCTTGTCGCAGGATTCTTCCGGCTGGCCGATGCAATCATCATGCGGATCATGGACGCGCTGATGGCAATACCGTCAATCCTGCTTGCAATTGCGCTCGTGGCCCTCAACGGCCCAAGTCTTTGGTCTGTCATTTGCGCCATCACGGTCCCTGAGATCCCAAGGGTAGTGCGCTTGGTGCGTTCGGTAGTGCTCTCCGCTAGGGAAGAGCCTTACGTTGAGGCGGCGATAGCCGTCGGATCGGGGCTGTCGAAAATTCTGTTCCGTCATCTGATGCCGAACACCTTCGCGCCCTTGATTGTCCAGGGGACCTATATCTGCGCCGCGGCCATTTTGGCCGAGAGTGTCCTCTCGTTTCTCGGGGCCGGTGTCAGTGCTGAAATTCCAACCTGGGGAAACATCATGGCTGACGGGCGACTTTACTTCCAACTCAAGCCGTCACTGATCTTCTGGCCCGGCCTGATGCTTTCGCTATGCATTCTCTCGATCAATCTCCTCGGCGATGCGGCACGGGACATGCTCGATCCCCGTTTGAAGCAGCGTGAAGCGTGA
- a CDS encoding ABC transporter ATP-binding protein — protein MFRNRNFQAAPVALEVKDLTISLSGTGVGAQPVLDRVSLTIRHGETVCLVGESGSGKSVTSLAIMGLLPKNALAVKGGEILLKGRNLLALDAKAMRDLRARKVSMIFQEPMTALNPVLRVGAQVEEVLEMHGDLTPHERRRHVLDMMDQVHLPDVERIYNSFPHQLSGGQRQRIMIAMALILEPQLLIADEPTTALDVTTQKQILSLIAEMQEKHGTAVLFITHDMGVVADIADSVYVMKRGAVVEHAAVGTLLRTPKDEYSRKLLQAVPSLQPRVPRQDAPREHVLSVKSLEKTYPLAGVRKPPTIAATGVNFEIRRGRTLGIVGESGSGKSTVARCIMRLIDPTGGEIRVASKEIAKLSRRQLQPHRRSIQMVFQDPYRSLNPRWTVGESIIEGPLNFGICREDALAHARKLLDLVGLPADAIGRYPHQFSGGQRQRIAIARAVAMRPDVLVADEAVSALDVSVQAQVLNLLDELQAQLGIAILFITHDLRVAAQICDEVVVMQRGRIVEHGAASDVLSSPSHPYTRALIEAAPGRGWDFANFRELAAADVR, from the coding sequence ATGTTCAGGAACAGAAATTTTCAAGCGGCTCCTGTGGCACTCGAAGTCAAGGATCTCACTATAAGCCTGTCCGGTACCGGCGTTGGCGCTCAGCCCGTTCTAGATCGTGTATCGTTGACAATCCGGCACGGCGAGACCGTTTGTCTCGTCGGAGAAAGTGGATCGGGGAAGTCGGTCACGTCTCTCGCCATCATGGGGCTTTTGCCTAAGAACGCTTTGGCGGTGAAAGGCGGCGAGATCCTGCTCAAGGGCCGGAACTTGCTTGCGCTCGACGCAAAGGCCATGCGCGACTTGCGCGCCCGCAAAGTCTCGATGATTTTCCAGGAGCCGATGACTGCTCTCAACCCAGTCCTCCGAGTCGGTGCGCAGGTCGAGGAGGTGCTGGAAATGCACGGCGACCTTACTCCGCACGAAAGGCGGCGTCATGTCCTTGATATGATGGATCAAGTGCACCTGCCCGATGTCGAACGGATCTACAATTCATTTCCCCATCAACTCTCGGGCGGGCAGCGTCAGAGGATCATGATCGCTATGGCTTTGATCCTTGAGCCACAGCTGTTGATCGCGGACGAGCCGACAACCGCGCTCGACGTCACGACGCAAAAGCAGATCTTGAGTCTGATCGCAGAAATGCAGGAGAAGCATGGAACCGCCGTGCTGTTCATTACGCACGATATGGGCGTCGTGGCTGACATTGCCGATTCAGTCTATGTGATGAAACGAGGCGCGGTCGTCGAACATGCAGCCGTCGGAACTTTGTTGCGGACTCCAAAGGACGAATATTCGCGAAAGTTGCTGCAGGCGGTGCCAAGCCTTCAACCTCGGGTCCCACGGCAGGATGCGCCTAGGGAACACGTTCTCAGCGTAAAAAGTCTAGAAAAGACCTACCCGCTCGCCGGAGTTCGCAAACCGCCAACGATTGCCGCGACCGGTGTCAACTTCGAAATTCGGCGCGGTCGAACGCTCGGCATCGTCGGTGAGAGCGGCTCGGGCAAGTCCACGGTGGCGCGCTGCATCATGCGTCTTATCGATCCGACGGGAGGTGAGATACGGGTAGCTTCGAAGGAGATTGCCAAGCTGTCGCGTCGTCAGTTGCAGCCGCACCGCAGGAGCATCCAGATGGTGTTCCAAGACCCGTACCGCTCGCTTAATCCGCGCTGGACGGTCGGCGAAAGCATCATCGAGGGACCGCTCAACTTCGGGATATGTCGCGAAGACGCATTGGCGCACGCCCGTAAGCTGCTTGATCTCGTAGGGCTCCCGGCAGATGCGATCGGCCGATACCCGCACCAGTTCTCCGGTGGTCAGCGTCAGCGTATCGCGATCGCCCGCGCGGTCGCCATGCGACCTGATGTGCTGGTCGCGGACGAGGCGGTATCTGCGCTTGACGTGTCAGTCCAGGCCCAGGTGCTGAACTTGCTCGATGAGCTGCAGGCCCAGTTGGGGATCGCGATCCTTTTCATTACACACGATCTGCGCGTGGCCGCGCAAATCTGCGACGAGGTGGTCGTGATGCAGCGTGGACGCATCGTCGAGCATGGTGCGGCATCCGACGTTTTGTCCAGTCCAAGCCACCCATATACCCGAGCGCTCATTGAAGCCGCGCCCGGGCGCGGTTGGGATTTCGCGAATTTCCGCGAGCTCGCAGCGGCTGACGTCCGTTGA